The proteins below come from a single Pieris brassicae chromosome 1, ilPieBrab1.1, whole genome shotgun sequence genomic window:
- the LOC123709682 gene encoding ecdysteroid-regulated 16 kDa protein-like, with translation MFYFFLALLVASAQAKFYSDCGSRLATIQNVGVSGCSMDAKSCILKRNTNVTINIDFTPSKAVTSVETVVHGIIMNLPVPFPISQPDACKGNGLTCPLKAGEKQAYKTTLAVLKAYPKVSVDVKWELKTEAGEELVCILIPAQIK, from the exons atgttttattttttcctcGCTTTGTTAGTGGCCAGTGCTCAGGCAAAGTTTTATTCGGATTGTG GTTCGAGATTAGCTACTATCCAAAATGTAGGCGTCAGTGGCTGTTCCATGGATGCGAAGTCATGCATTCTTAAGAGGAATACCAATGTCACAATCAACATTGACTTTACCCCTT CTAAAGCGGTTACTTCGGTTGAGACAGTAGTGCATGGTATCATCATGAATTTGCCGGTTCCATTCCCGATTTCACAGCCAGACGCTTGTAAAGGAAACGGTCTGACATGCCCCCTTAAG GCGGGTGAAAAGCAAGCATACAAAACAACATTAGCAGTACTCAAAGCGTATCCAAAAGTAAGCGTTGACGTAAAATGGGAACTGAAGACTGAAGCTGGAGAGGAATTAGTCTGCATTTTGATACCTGCACAAATTAAATAG
- the LOC123709672 gene encoding uncharacterized protein LOC123709672, translating to MDNLHPTVSLPHIVQVYQPAVQPPLSNQDSINDSLNFQNVLQSQTVMSCHQIHLQNVQQTMHASIPGPQNECQPLHITSHVILPQVPLIKHSLNGSVHQQYYSQYNTVSKETKPEPNLPIIVKNEDLVKSEVRNKINKENLTRRRRILRVPDPSQWQNNIRKKKCQQGEAYISRRGKLVPEKQIRNKKDCLNSCRFKCMEKINDEDRQLLFKSFYSLDTNEKKYFLLNTTERHLIKTKDRPCDGKRNYTYKYFFYIRTDKFVVCKNFYLGTLAISQKPIYNVHLNKSEVNIPKRDGRGLSSCHPLPEREKDRVRKHIMSLETIDSKPINPFSLKQQYLDSNLTVKQMYIMYVTECEKIGESPLKESMYRKIFKNEFNICFKKEKVCGKCKGPIV from the exons ATGGATAATTTACATCCAACAGTGAGTTTACCTCATATCGTTCAGGTTTATCAGCCCGCTGTTCAGCCACCACTCTCAAACCAGGACTCTATAAACGACTCGTTAAACTTTCAAAATGTTCTTCAGAGTCAAACAGTTATGTCTTGTCACCAAATTCACTTGCAGAATGTTCAACAGACTATGCATGCTTCAATACCAGGGCCACAAAATGAGTGTCAACCTCTGCATATTACATCCCATGTAATTCTACCACAAGTGCCATTAATTAAACACTCTTTAAATGGAAGTGTACATCAGCAGTATTATAGTCAGTATAATACAGTATCTAAAGAAACAAAACCAGAGCCCAATCTTcctattattgttaaaaatgagGATTT GGTAAAATCTGAAgtgagaaataaaattaataaggaGAATTTAACGAGGAGGCGTAGAATACTTCGTGTGCCAGACCCTAGCCAGTGGCAAAACAAtattcgtaaaaaaaaatgtcaacaAGGTGAAGCCTATATTAGTCGGAGAGGCAAGCTTGTACCAGAAAAGCAAATTCGTAACAAAAAAGACTGCTTAAATTCTTGCCGTTTCAAGTGCATGGAGAAAATCAATGATGAAGACAGACAACTTCTGTTCAAATCATTTTATTCTCTAGATACCAATGAAAAAAAGTACTTCCTTCTTAATACAACTGAGAGACACTTAATTAAGACTAAAGATAGGCCGTGTGATGGCAAAAGAaactatacatacaaatatttcttttatataagaaCAGATAAGTTTGTTGTCTGtaaaaatttttatttaggaaCATTAGCAATATCTCAAAAACCAATATATAATgtgcatttaaataaatctgagGTGAATATACCGAAAAGGGATGGAAGAGGTTTATCTAGTTGCCATCCATTACCAGAGAGAGAAAAAGATAGAGTGAGAAAACATATAATGTCCCTAGAAACAATTGACTCTAAACCAATAAACCCATTTTCTTTAAAGCAGCAATATTTAGATTCAAATCTGACTGttaaacaaatgtatataatgtatgtaactgAATGTGAAAAAATTGGTGAATCTCCATTAAAAGAATCtatgtatagaaaaatatttaaaaatgagttTAACATATGTTTTAAGAAAGAGAAGGTGTGTGGTAAATGTAAGGGTCCAAtagtatag
- the LOC123714608 gene encoding mitochondrial 2-oxodicarboxylate carrier, whose amino-acid sequence MPEIETILKQAAMQVGAGGSAGFIEVCIMHPLDLVKTRLQLQSTTTKIHHSDPHYYRGIIDCMKKMQQHEGLLSFWKGILPPILAETPKRAVKFVTFEQYKRFFMFGSPTPTPLTFALAGLGAGITEAVLVNPFEVVKVTLQSNKQLATQSPSTWTVTREIVRESGLGFRGLNKGLTATIARNGIFNMVYFGFYHSVKGYLPEYQDPLLEFGRKVLIGFTSGVLGSCVNIPFDVAKSRIQGPQPVPGVIKYSSTSGAICLVYKEEGFRALYKGLLPKVLRLGPGGAIMLVVYDYVYHFLENKFDSKPNI is encoded by the exons atgcctGAAATTGAAACAATTTTGAAACAAGCTGCTATGCAAGTTGGAGCTGGAGGTAGTGCTGGATTTATTGAAGTGTGCATTATGCATCCACTGGATCTCGTAAAAACAAGGTTGCAATTGCAATctacaacaacaaaaattcATCACTCTGATCCACATTATTACCGAGGGATAATAGACTGTATGAAAAAAATGCAACAGCACGAGGGGTTATTATCATTCTGGAAGGGAATATTACCGCCAATTCTAGCAGAAACTCCAAAACGAGCTGTGAAGTTTGTTACCTTTGAACAgtataaacgattttttatGTTTGGCTCACCGACTCCAACACCTTTA acATTTGCATTAGCCGGCTTAGGAGCAGGGATCACTGAAGCGGTGTTAGTGAACCCGTTCGAAGTAGTCAAAGTGACTCTTCAGTCAAATAAGCAGCTGGCTACGCAAAGCCCCAGCACTTGGACAGTGACTAGGGAGATAGTAAGAGAAAGTGGTCTCGGCTTTAGGGGGCTTAATAAAGGATTGACAGCGACGATAGCCAGAAATGGCATCTTCAATATGGTCTACTTCGGCTTTTATCACAGCGTGAAAGGATACTTGCCAGAATACCAG GATCCACTTCTTGAGTTTGGGCGGAAAGTCCTAATAGGATTTACGTCAGGCGTCTTAGGTTCGTGTGTGAATATACCTTTTGATGTTGCCAAGAGTCGAATCCAAGGTCCTCAGCCCGTGCCTGGAGTGATCAAATATAGTTCGACCAGTGGTGCAATTTGTCTCGTCTATAAGGAGGAAGG ttttcgAGCTTTGTACAAAGGATTGTTACCGAAAGTACTTCGGTTGGGCCCCGGTGGTGCAATAATGTTGGTTGTGTATGACTATGTCTATCACTTCTTAGAAAATAAGTTTGACAGTAAGCcaaatatttaa